The following coding sequences lie in one Chloroflexota bacterium genomic window:
- a CDS encoding Gfo/Idh/MocA family oxidoreductase, giving the protein MIRVGIVGMGIRGMMYARAVNQSGMGRVVAACDVSERARRSASVLEVPVYATHQEMYERSELDAAIVATPDFAHREPALDAAARGLHLLIEKPLATTLEDAAAIREAVRTAEVRCMIAFENRWNPAFVTARAAIQRGDLGAVRWINARLNDTIWVPTGMLGWAARSSPGWFLLPHLADLAMWLSGAQPRRVYAVGLRGQLAGRGVDTWDALHTTVEFEPEMTAVFETAWTLPESLPTVYDFKFELVGERGAQFIDTQDQMIHQAGERWSYPGTLVGEIDGVLRGFPVWMVEHWLRGLSAGEEFSADVDQGYAVTRLCWAAHRSAETGQPIDLKDEEVG; this is encoded by the coding sequence ATGATACGAGTGGGCATCGTCGGCATGGGGATCCGTGGCATGATGTACGCTCGGGCCGTCAACCAGTCGGGGATGGGGCGTGTGGTGGCCGCGTGCGATGTCAGCGAGCGCGCCCGGCGGTCGGCGAGCGTGTTGGAGGTCCCGGTGTATGCCACGCATCAGGAGATGTACGAACGCTCGGAGTTGGACGCCGCTATCGTGGCCACGCCGGATTTCGCCCATCGAGAGCCGGCGCTGGACGCGGCCGCCCGTGGGCTGCATTTGCTGATCGAGAAGCCGTTGGCGACGACGTTGGAGGATGCGGCGGCCATTCGGGAGGCGGTGAGGACGGCGGAGGTGCGCTGCATGATCGCCTTCGAGAATCGCTGGAATCCGGCGTTCGTGACCGCCCGGGCGGCCATCCAGCGCGGGGACCTGGGCGCGGTGCGCTGGATCAACGCCCGCCTGAACGACACCATCTGGGTGCCCACCGGCATGCTGGGATGGGCGGCTCGATCCAGCCCGGGGTGGTTCCTGTTGCCTCATCTGGCCGACCTGGCGATGTGGCTGTCTGGCGCCCAACCCCGGCGGGTGTACGCCGTCGGGCTGCGGGGACAGCTGGCCGGGCGTGGCGTGGACACCTGGGACGCGTTGCACACGACCGTGGAGTTCGAGCCGGAGATGACGGCCGTGTTCGAGACGGCATGGACGCTCCCCGAGTCGCTTCCCACCGTGTACGACTTCAAGTTTGAGCTGGTGGGGGAGCGGGGCGCCCAGTTCATCGATACCCAGGACCAGATGATCCACCAGGCGGGCGAGCGCTGGAGCTATCCGGGCACGCTGGTCGGCGAGATCGATGGCGTGCTGCGCGGGTTCCCGGTCTGGATGGTGGAGCACTGGCTGCGTGGGTTGTCCGCCGGGGAGGAGTTTTCGGCGGATGTGGATCAGGGATATGCGGTGACCCGGTTGTGCTGGGCTGCGCATCGCTCGGCGGAGACCGGGCAGCCGATCGATCTGAAGGA
- a CDS encoding JAB domain-containing protein, translated as MIRDLPVGERPRERLKHYGAGALSTGELLAIILRVGVHGESVIQVANRLLAQYGGLSGLARASFADLCAEHGVGEAKAAQLKAALELGRRLLVASPEERPQVTTPDDAANLIALDMGVLEQEEMRVILLDTRNRVLAIRTVYKGSLNSAVVRIGELFRAAIRANCAAVILAHNHPSGDPSPSPEDVQLTRDAVRAGDLLGIEVLDHLIIGQGRYVSLKQRGLGF; from the coding sequence ATGATCCGGGATCTGCCGGTGGGGGAGCGGCCGCGTGAGCGGCTGAAGCACTATGGGGCCGGCGCCCTCTCCACGGGCGAGCTCCTGGCGATCATCCTGCGGGTGGGCGTCCATGGGGAGAGCGTCATCCAGGTGGCGAACCGGCTATTGGCCCAATACGGGGGATTGTCCGGTCTGGCCCGGGCCAGTTTTGCCGATCTGTGCGCCGAGCACGGCGTGGGGGAGGCGAAGGCCGCTCAGCTGAAGGCGGCCCTGGAGCTGGGACGGCGCCTGCTGGTGGCGTCCCCCGAGGAGAGGCCGCAGGTGACCACGCCCGACGACGCAGCCAATCTGATCGCCCTGGACATGGGGGTTTTGGAGCAGGAGGAGATGCGGGTGATCCTGTTGGACACCCGGAATCGCGTCCTGGCCATCCGGACGGTTTATAAGGGCTCGCTGAACTCCGCCGTGGTGCGCATCGGTGAGCTGTTTCGGGCGGCCATTCGAGCGAACTGTGCGGCCGTTATCCTGGCGCACAATCACCCTTCGGGTGATCCGTCCCCCAGCCCAGAGGATGTGCAGCTGACCCGGGATGCCGTCCGGGCGGGGGATCTGTTGGGCATCGAGGTGCTGGACCATCTGATCATCGGGCAGGGGCGATACGTCAGCCTGAAGCAGCGGGGATTGGGATTTTAA
- a CDS encoding zinc ribbon domain-containing protein, giving the protein MSPDLMNTIGVVLQVILALAGAFFFAFWISLVIWTFRDIRARTRDIFAQILATLLVLLFTPFLGAGLVLYLLLRPKETLAEAYERALEEEALLRDIEEQPACPRCQRPVQADWQVCPYCRETLKTPCPRCGKLMALDWVICPYCARETTPQPRRLEETLTLETASLDRPE; this is encoded by the coding sequence ATGTCACCCGATCTCATGAACACCATCGGCGTCGTGCTCCAGGTGATCCTGGCCCTGGCCGGCGCATTCTTCTTCGCCTTCTGGATCAGCCTGGTGATCTGGACGTTCCGGGATATCCGGGCCCGCACGCGTGATATCTTCGCCCAGATCCTGGCCACGCTGCTGGTTCTGCTCTTCACCCCCTTCCTGGGCGCCGGGCTTGTCCTCTATCTGCTTTTGCGCCCCAAGGAGACCCTGGCAGAGGCCTACGAGCGGGCCCTGGAGGAGGAAGCCCTCCTGCGGGATATCGAGGAGCAGCCAGCTTGCCCACGCTGCCAACGCCCCGTCCAGGCGGACTGGCAGGTATGCCCTTACTGCCGGGAGACCCTCAAGACCCCTTGCCCGCGCTGCGGCAAGCTCATGGCGCTGGACTGGGTCATCTGCCCCTATTGCGCCCGGGAGACCACCCCACAGCCCCGCCGTCTGGAGGAGACGCTGACGCTGGAGACCGCCTCCCTGGACAGGCCGGAGTAG
- a CDS encoding carboxypeptidase regulatory-like domain-containing protein, whose amino-acid sequence MRIEDFPRPKDDNGRGVHWSASVYHPSGSDLDFWINELLAMKIKWVKLLDDGGGSSLELCERLLDADIMPIVRLYRKEPNPGHIGGREIETIRKLTAIGVRYFETNNEPDLPAEWSTHMPDNWLEIVIENFIYDADRVLDAGGYLALPAMGAGSKDNPVEMVIRKKRGDLFENGCWVAIHNYTLNHPLDYPDDDVNQLGTPLTQEEYDRFGAWAWDYRSIEEINRLRAERKNPGATVYDDPNCFRGYLWTARMIQEALGFMVPIISTEGGPVVGWGDDKRYPKVIPDQHAEWQVEICRFLQEEAPDYYFTCCTWLLASRGLGDFNPTWDQMSWYTHAWDERFGLNGQLPVIQALKDLPSVSRLGPQGNSVVTGHVVRDDNSQPVPQFPVILRPLEETARERETTSDDEGRYTFDQVAAGAYDLAAGYGDVVQRVQVPEDETVEVDLRVPVGNFSSLSGRVTDTRGTRMGNVPVRLLTLLGEEVAATTTDRDGRYELTRLPAGHFRLEAAEGDQRVRIDGVVLSGFDAKTLDITVPAPMGYMYAVVTKRLLPPEETQGRNVFYGRVLDPSGNGINGVLVEMRWVGADPDTDFPRVRTGHDPFRPPGSYEFVHTPGEFMIQVVQGDWESEVADGLKTTGIPGREGDAITWEVNFQLKPMSSGQASVVRGRVPGGAEGTRVFLIEGESGQRWTTTLGSDGGFLFTDLGRGTYQLELEGIGLIRDHINLDGLNEVNVLFPMRGVIQGTVRGATSGMTVTLRPLIPGWDWTQQAQVSAQGRYRFTNLPAAPYEIEIDARHKVQAVCDGVGRFTAPVVDLGGTMRGVLRGQVLDAAATPQVGVVVQLWKGEQVAGEATTDEDGWFAFGGLVAGTYELRVPDLGLVRRNIVLDGVSEVEVTLVPEGAPAESVIEGEVLDADGAPVSGRKVMLYRDIWVGEDVTDPQGRYTFTGLLAGEYMISLEGVGVIHRDVKLDGRNRVELSYRLSAAGGKTLPLYLLFGAPDDPDTRTGLLLAQPYVAASRAVAGFSLQEAMSAQRVTIIGGEDAVSAEDEHALREAGCVVERLAGDLYEIEQALKERLQAID is encoded by the coding sequence ATGCGCATCGAGGACTTCCCTCGTCCCAAAGATGACAACGGACGTGGCGTACATTGGTCGGCCAGCGTCTACCACCCTAGCGGCTCCGACCTGGATTTCTGGATCAACGAACTGTTGGCCATGAAGATCAAATGGGTCAAGCTGCTGGATGATGGCGGCGGCTCCTCGCTGGAGCTGTGCGAGCGCTTGCTGGACGCCGACATCATGCCGATCGTGCGGCTGTACCGGAAGGAGCCCAACCCGGGGCACATCGGCGGCCGTGAGATCGAGACCATCCGGAAGCTGACCGCGATCGGCGTGCGCTACTTTGAGACGAACAATGAGCCCGACCTGCCGGCGGAGTGGAGTACCCACATGCCGGACAACTGGCTTGAGATCGTCATCGAGAACTTCATTTACGATGCCGATCGTGTTCTGGATGCGGGCGGATATCTGGCTCTGCCGGCCATGGGGGCCGGGAGCAAGGACAATCCCGTCGAGATGGTCATCCGGAAGAAACGGGGCGATCTGTTTGAGAACGGATGCTGGGTGGCCATTCATAACTACACTCTGAACCATCCTTTGGACTATCCGGATGACGATGTGAACCAGTTGGGCACTCCGCTGACCCAGGAGGAGTACGATCGATTCGGCGCGTGGGCCTGGGACTACCGATCGATCGAGGAGATCAACCGGCTTCGGGCGGAGCGCAAGAACCCGGGGGCGACCGTCTATGACGACCCGAATTGCTTCCGTGGATATCTGTGGACTGCTCGCATGATCCAGGAGGCGCTGGGCTTCATGGTGCCCATCATCTCCACGGAGGGCGGCCCCGTGGTGGGCTGGGGGGACGACAAGCGGTACCCCAAGGTGATCCCCGATCAGCACGCCGAGTGGCAGGTGGAGATCTGTCGCTTCCTCCAGGAGGAGGCCCCGGATTACTACTTCACCTGCTGTACCTGGTTGCTGGCCTCACGCGGCCTGGGTGATTTCAACCCGACATGGGACCAGATGAGCTGGTATACCCACGCCTGGGACGAACGGTTCGGTCTGAACGGGCAGTTGCCGGTGATTCAGGCGCTGAAGGACCTGCCCAGCGTCTCCCGACTGGGGCCGCAGGGGAACTCCGTGGTCACCGGGCACGTGGTGCGAGATGACAACAGCCAGCCCGTGCCACAGTTCCCGGTCATCCTGCGCCCTCTGGAGGAGACGGCCAGGGAGCGGGAGACCACCAGCGACGACGAGGGCCGCTACACCTTCGATCAGGTGGCCGCGGGCGCATACGACCTGGCCGCCGGATATGGCGACGTCGTCCAGCGGGTGCAGGTGCCCGAGGACGAGACGGTGGAGGTGGACCTCCGGGTGCCGGTGGGGAACTTCAGCTCCCTCAGCGGCCGCGTGACGGATACGCGAGGCACCCGGATGGGGAACGTCCCGGTCCGTCTGCTCACGCTGCTGGGCGAGGAGGTGGCCGCCACGACCACCGATCGCGATGGGCGTTACGAGCTGACCCGGCTCCCGGCGGGTCACTTCCGCCTGGAGGCGGCCGAGGGAGACCAGCGGGTGCGCATCGATGGCGTCGTGTTGAGCGGCTTTGATGCTAAGACGCTGGACATCACGGTGCCCGCTCCCATGGGGTACATGTACGCGGTCGTGACCAAGCGTCTATTGCCGCCCGAGGAAACGCAGGGGCGAAACGTGTTCTACGGCAGGGTACTGGACCCGTCCGGCAACGGGATCAATGGCGTCCTGGTGGAGATGCGCTGGGTGGGGGCCGATCCCGACACCGATTTCCCTCGCGTGCGCACCGGGCACGACCCATTCCGGCCGCCGGGATCTTACGAGTTCGTGCACACTCCCGGCGAGTTCATGATCCAGGTGGTCCAGGGCGACTGGGAAAGCGAGGTCGCCGATGGATTGAAGACGACGGGGATCCCCGGGCGAGAGGGGGATGCCATCACCTGGGAGGTGAACTTCCAGCTCAAGCCGATGAGCAGTGGCCAGGCCAGCGTGGTGCGCGGCCGCGTGCCGGGGGGCGCCGAGGGGACTCGCGTCTTCCTGATCGAGGGCGAGAGCGGGCAGCGATGGACCACCACCCTGGGCAGCGATGGCGGGTTCCTCTTCACCGATTTGGGGCGGGGGACCTATCAACTGGAGCTGGAGGGGATCGGCCTGATCCGTGACCACATCAACCTGGATGGGCTGAACGAGGTGAACGTCCTCTTCCCCATGCGGGGAGTCATCCAGGGGACGGTGCGGGGCGCGACATCGGGCATGACGGTGACGCTGCGGCCCCTGATCCCGGGCTGGGACTGGACACAACAGGCGCAGGTGAGCGCCCAGGGACGCTATCGGTTCACGAACCTGCCGGCCGCCCCTTACGAGATCGAGATCGACGCCCGCCACAAGGTGCAGGCCGTGTGCGACGGAGTCGGGCGATTCACGGCTCCCGTGGTCGATCTGGGCGGCACCATGCGCGGCGTGCTGCGCGGCCAGGTGCTGGACGCCGCGGCGACGCCTCAGGTGGGGGTGGTCGTCCAGTTGTGGAAGGGCGAGCAGGTGGCCGGGGAGGCGACCACCGATGAGGACGGGTGGTTCGCCTTTGGCGGCCTGGTGGCGGGCACTTATGAGCTGCGTGTCCCCGATCTGGGCCTGGTGCGTCGCAACATCGTCCTCGACGGCGTATCCGAGGTGGAGGTCACGCTGGTGCCGGAGGGAGCTCCCGCGGAGAGCGTGATCGAGGGAGAGGTGCTAGACGCCGACGGCGCACCCGTGTCAGGGCGAAAGGTGATGCTCTATCGGGATATCTGGGTGGGCGAGGATGTCACCGATCCGCAGGGCCGATACACGTTCACCGGTTTGCTCGCCGGGGAGTACATGATCTCCCTGGAGGGCGTGGGGGTCATCCACCGGGATGTGAAGCTGGACGGGCGGAATCGAGTCGAGCTGAGCTATCGCCTGTCCGCCGCCGGAGGGAAGACGTTACCCCTGTATCTGTTGTTCGGCGCCCCTGACGACCCGGACACGCGCACGGGCCTGCTGTTGGCGCAGCCGTATGTGGCGGCCAGCCGGGCCGTGGCGGGATTCAGCCTGCAGGAGGCGATGTCCGCCCAGCGGGTGACCATCATCGGCGGGGAGGACGCGGTGAGCGCCGAGGATGAGCATGCGCTGCGGGAGGCCGGCTGCGTCGTGGAGCGTCTGGCCGGTGACCTGTACGAGATCGAGCAGGCGTTGAAGGAACGGCTGCAGGCCATCGACTGA
- a CDS encoding FecR domain-containing protein gives MADQIDAPPSWASRRGLRANPERLAWTVLITAFLLFCVLVTSVPLGIRWFVLYSTEPEPARVDVLADSGTVLVVAPGAREPTAVESSREIREGDTIRTGDARAILTIEEPDEPEGALSTVQLYSQTELTVHRARQPRFRRSREPYQVELELHRGQVRILNLQPLSRALIVRVYTPHGSVDLTRGSFSIEVDQDESQVTARTGKATVRSGGATMVVQTGERTVFRSGAPPSEPLPAARNLVRNGNFEEPLETTWQVGTYQHTPNVAPATVEVVDVGGRRAVYFSRQAEEGVHTEAWIEQTLDKDVLDYDYLSVRLDVRLIHQSLPGGGYLSSEFPVMVRLSYTDIYGKQLEWVHGFYYRDPDPDSNWPIINGEKIPAYVWYPYESPNLIDLLQETRPARLNSIRIYASGWNYQSMVSEVGVIAR, from the coding sequence TTGGCGGACCAAATCGATGCGCCGCCGTCCTGGGCGAGCCGTCGAGGCCTGCGCGCCAATCCCGAGCGGCTGGCGTGGACGGTCCTGATCACCGCCTTTCTCCTTTTCTGCGTTCTGGTAACCTCCGTTCCGTTGGGGATCCGCTGGTTCGTCCTCTACTCCACGGAGCCTGAGCCGGCTCGTGTGGATGTGTTGGCGGATTCCGGCACGGTGTTGGTGGTGGCACCGGGCGCGCGCGAGCCCACCGCGGTGGAGTCCTCCCGGGAGATCCGGGAGGGGGACACGATCCGCACGGGGGATGCCCGGGCGATCCTGACCATCGAGGAGCCGGACGAGCCGGAAGGCGCTCTGAGCACGGTGCAGCTTTACAGCCAGACCGAGCTGACGGTGCATCGAGCTCGGCAGCCCCGGTTCCGGCGTAGCCGGGAACCGTATCAGGTGGAGTTGGAGCTGCACCGCGGCCAGGTGCGGATCCTCAACCTGCAGCCTCTCAGCCGTGCGCTGATCGTCCGGGTGTATACCCCTCATGGCTCTGTGGACCTGACCCGTGGCAGCTTTTCCATCGAGGTCGATCAGGACGAGTCGCAGGTGACGGCGCGCACGGGGAAGGCCACCGTTCGCTCCGGCGGCGCGACGATGGTGGTGCAGACGGGCGAGCGGACTGTGTTCCGCTCTGGGGCTCCCCCCTCCGAGCCGCTGCCGGCCGCCCGCAACCTGGTGCGGAACGGCAATTTCGAGGAGCCGTTGGAGACGACCTGGCAGGTGGGGACGTACCAGCACACGCCGAACGTCGCCCCAGCTACCGTGGAGGTGGTGGACGTCGGCGGGCGGCGCGCGGTCTATTTCTCCCGCCAGGCCGAGGAGGGCGTGCATACGGAGGCCTGGATCGAGCAGACGCTGGACAAGGACGTGCTGGACTACGACTATTTGAGCGTGCGGCTGGACGTGCGGCTGATCCATCAGTCGCTCCCGGGCGGCGGCTATCTGAGCTCCGAGTTCCCGGTGATGGTGCGCCTCAGCTACACGGATATCTACGGCAAACAGCTGGAGTGGGTCCACGGCTTCTATTACCGTGATCCGGACCCGGATAGCAACTGGCCCATCATCAACGGGGAGAAGATTCCGGCCTACGTGTGGTATCCCTATGAGTCGCCGAACCTGATCGATCTTCTCCAGGAGACGCGCCCCGCCCGGCTGAACTCCATTCGCATCTACGCCTCGGGATGGAATTATCAGAGCATGGTATCGGAGGTGGGAGTGATTGCCCGCTGA
- a CDS encoding acylphosphatase: MTDRHDVQDPESLARVRVEVYGRVQGVGFRYFVQSVARRLGVSGWVRNRRDGSVELEAEGPRAALERLLEAVRRGPSSARVQRVNVIWGPYTGQYHGFEVRFW; this comes from the coding sequence ATGACCGATCGGCACGATGTCCAGGATCCGGAATCCCTGGCCAGGGTGCGGGTGGAGGTGTACGGGCGAGTGCAGGGTGTGGGGTTCCGGTATTTCGTGCAAAGCGTGGCGCGTCGATTGGGCGTCAGCGGTTGGGTGCGCAATCGGCGGGATGGCAGTGTGGAGCTGGAGGCCGAGGGGCCGCGTGCTGCATTGGAGCGCTTGTTGGAGGCCGTACGGCGGGGACCGTCGTCGGCCCGGGTACAACGTGTGAACGTGATCTGGGGCCCCTACACGGGGCAGTATCACGGATTTGAGGTGAGATTTTGGTGA
- a CDS encoding radical SAM protein gives MTAAHEPAYRALLASGELKRRAEQAREMLRDCVGCARHCHVDRLAGQWGSCRTGERAVVSSYFAHFGEEDCLRGWRGSGTIFFSWCNLRCRFCQNYEISQLGEGREVTEEELAAMMLDLQAQGCHNVNLVSPSHVVPQILGALVIAAEAGLCIPIVYNTGGYDSLEALRLLDGVVDIYMPDMKYADEAVARRLSGVPDYPKVNRAAVKEMHRQVGDLVIDERGVARRGLLVRHLVLPGGLAGTAEIARFLAEEISPHTYINVMGQYRPAYRAEEFPPLDRPVTPEEVRQAEEIVRAAGLHRLDRRTRTRWMLWTVE, from the coding sequence ATGACCGCCGCACATGAGCCCGCTTATCGAGCGTTGTTGGCGTCGGGAGAGCTGAAGCGGCGGGCGGAGCAGGCCCGTGAGATGTTGCGGGACTGCGTGGGGTGTGCCCGACATTGCCATGTGGACCGCCTGGCCGGGCAATGGGGGTCCTGCCGCACAGGCGAGCGGGCGGTCGTCTCCAGCTATTTCGCCCATTTCGGTGAGGAGGATTGCCTGCGTGGCTGGCGCGGCTCGGGGACGATCTTCTTCTCGTGGTGTAATCTGCGCTGCCGTTTCTGCCAGAACTATGAGATCAGCCAGCTCGGGGAGGGCCGGGAGGTCACCGAGGAAGAGCTGGCGGCCATGATGTTGGACCTGCAGGCGCAGGGATGTCATAACGTCAACCTGGTATCTCCCAGCCATGTCGTGCCTCAGATCCTGGGGGCATTGGTGATCGCCGCCGAGGCCGGGTTGTGCATCCCGATCGTCTACAACACGGGCGGATACGACTCGCTGGAGGCGTTGCGGCTGCTGGATGGCGTGGTCGATATCTACATGCCGGACATGAAGTATGCGGACGAAGCCGTCGCACGTCGCCTGTCCGGCGTGCCGGATTACCCAAAAGTCAACCGCGCTGCTGTCAAGGAGATGCATCGTCAGGTGGGCGATCTCGTGATCGACGAGCGAGGGGTGGCCCGGCGAGGCCTGCTCGTCCGGCATCTGGTGTTGCCCGGGGGGCTGGCGGGGACGGCGGAGATCGCACGCTTCCTGGCGGAGGAGATCTCTCCTCATACCTATATCAACGTCATGGGGCAGTATCGCCCGGCCTATCGAGCGGAGGAATTTCCGCCGTTGGATCGGCCGGTCACGCCTGAGGAGGTCCGGCAGGCGGAGGAGATCGTGCGCGCCGCCGGCCTTCATCGGTTGGATCGGCGCACTCGCACTCGCTGGATGCTCTGGACGGTGGAGTGA
- a CDS encoding tetratricopeptide repeat protein: MDRKKRENDVPEEPAAVQGPDERTAGEGAERERALRVRELLNQGARLLSSRRPGEAAAVLEEAYLLAPEDVAVAINLGGAYVMQGKFSKAVPVLEAASEREPDNSMVWVNLAAAYLGRLELSSREMQDKAIAAFERALLVDPRTPNVNYNLGLIYKERGELERAAAHFWRALEINPGDRDARYWLDRIQRAQRPADVGDEGASGEPDAPAERCDE; encoded by the coding sequence ATGGATCGGAAGAAGCGGGAAAACGACGTCCCTGAGGAGCCTGCTGCCGTCCAGGGGCCGGATGAGCGGACGGCTGGTGAGGGCGCCGAGCGGGAGCGCGCGCTGCGGGTGCGAGAGCTGCTGAATCAGGGGGCGCGCTTGCTGAGCAGTCGGCGCCCTGGGGAAGCGGCCGCGGTGCTCGAGGAGGCCTATCTGCTCGCCCCGGAGGATGTGGCCGTGGCCATCAACCTGGGCGGCGCGTATGTGATGCAGGGAAAGTTCTCTAAGGCGGTACCTGTGCTGGAGGCCGCTTCGGAGCGAGAGCCGGATAACTCCATGGTGTGGGTCAATCTGGCGGCGGCCTATCTCGGCCGGCTGGAGCTGTCCAGCCGAGAGATGCAGGACAAGGCCATCGCCGCGTTCGAGCGGGCGCTGCTGGTCGATCCCCGGACGCCGAACGTGAACTACAACCTGGGCCTGATCTACAAAGAGCGCGGGGAGCTGGAGCGGGCGGCGGCGCATTTCTGGCGCGCGCTGGAGATCAATCCCGGGGATCGGGACGCCCGCTATTGGCTGGATCGCATCCAGCGAGCGCAGCGCCCCGCTGATGTGGGGGATGAGGGGGCCAGCGGGGAACCGGATGCCCCCGCGGAGCGTTGTGACGAGTAG
- a CDS encoding HEAT repeat domain-containing protein yields MKTKLDIDTVLAHLADVERRPKLSTLFSLSDLGREELLRFQAVWDDLPTERRRWVARNLVELAEERVELYYHPIFRWLLGDPDPEVRVQAIEGLWEDEDVNLISPLARMLREDASEAVRAAAATALGRFVLLGELGEIEAALAMVAEKALLAAIHTPEESVEVRRRAVEAVAYSGEFGIRDIIRNAYYDEDDLMRISAVFAMGRSADRYWRRVVMAELNSDQPAMRFEAARACGELELREAVPGLARLVEDEDIEVRLAALWALGRIGGPEARRILLAHVESEVEAIRDAAEEALEELAFGEDVLRFPIYDLDEDDEESEDIDDAAFWDFIDEDIEDEW; encoded by the coding sequence GTGAAGACAAAACTCGATATCGATACGGTGTTGGCGCATCTGGCGGATGTAGAGAGACGTCCGAAACTCTCCACCTTATTCAGTCTGTCTGATCTGGGAAGGGAGGAACTCCTGCGCTTTCAGGCCGTGTGGGATGATCTGCCGACGGAGCGTCGGAGGTGGGTCGCTCGAAACCTGGTGGAGCTGGCCGAGGAGCGCGTGGAGCTCTACTATCATCCGATCTTCCGCTGGCTGCTGGGGGATCCGGACCCCGAGGTGCGCGTGCAGGCGATCGAGGGGCTGTGGGAGGACGAGGACGTGAACCTGATCAGCCCCCTGGCCCGTATGCTGCGGGAGGACGCGAGCGAGGCGGTGCGCGCGGCCGCAGCCACCGCGCTGGGTCGATTCGTTCTGCTGGGCGAGCTGGGGGAGATCGAGGCGGCGTTGGCGATGGTGGCGGAGAAGGCGCTGTTGGCCGCCATTCATACGCCTGAGGAATCGGTGGAGGTCCGGCGCCGCGCCGTGGAGGCTGTGGCGTACTCCGGTGAGTTCGGCATTCGCGATATCATCCGGAACGCCTACTACGACGAGGACGATCTCATGCGCATCAGCGCCGTATTCGCCATGGGGCGCAGTGCCGATCGGTATTGGCGGCGCGTGGTGATGGCCGAGCTGAATAGCGATCAGCCGGCCATGCGCTTTGAGGCCGCCCGGGCGTGCGGCGAGCTCGAGCTGCGTGAGGCCGTCCCCGGTCTGGCCCGGCTGGTCGAGGATGAGGACATCGAGGTGCGTCTGGCGGCTTTGTGGGCCCTGGGACGGATCGGCGGCCCCGAGGCGCGACGCATCCTCCTGGCGCATGTCGAGAGCGAGGTGGAGGCCATCCGTGACGCCGCAGAGGAGGCCCTGGAGGAGCTGGCCTTCGGCGAGGATGTGCTGCGGTTCCCCATCTACGATCTGGACGAGGACGATGAGGAATCCGAGGACATCGACGACGCGGCGTTCTGGGATTTCATAGACGAGGACATAGAAGACGAGTGGTAG